A window from Pangasianodon hypophthalmus isolate fPanHyp1 chromosome 4, fPanHyp1.pri, whole genome shotgun sequence encodes these proteins:
- the LOC128318066 gene encoding uncharacterized protein LOC128318066, which translates to MVPTHTTQDYTGVTVPTRTTRDYRGVRVPTRNTRDYTGVRVLTRTTGDYTGVTVPTRTTQDYTGVRVPTHTTRDYMGVTVPTHTTQDYTGVRVPTRTTQDYTGVTVRTRTTQDYMGVTVPTHTTRDYTGVTVPTHTTGDYTGVTVPTRTTRDYTGVRVPTRTTQDYTGVTVPTRTTQDCTGVRVYTIHYTMTRSLTCIQPKPLACFKGDCTVWM; encoded by the coding sequence atgGTACCGACGcacaccacgcaggactatacgggagtaacggtaccgacgcgcaccacacGGGACTATAGAGGTGTAAGGGTACCGACACGGaacacgcgggactatacgggagtaagggtactgACGCGCACCACgggggactatacgggagtaacggtaccgacgcgcaccacgcaggactatacgggagtaagggtaccgacacacaccacgcgggactatatgggagtaacggtaccgacacacaccacgcaggactatacgggagtaagggtaccgacgcgcaccacgcaggactatacaggagtaacgGTACGGAcacgcaccacgcaggactatatgggagtaacggtaccgacacacaccacgcgggactatacgggagtaacggtaccgacacaCACCACgggggactatacgggagtaacggtaccgacgcgcaccacgcgggactatacgggagtaagggtaccgacgcgcaccacgcaggactatacgggagtaacggtaccgacgcgcaccacgcaggactgtACAGGAGTAAGggtatacactatacactatacaatgACACGCTCTCTCACGTGCATTCAGCCCAAACCACTGGCCTGCTTCAAGGGCGACTGCACTGTCTGGATGTAG